The proteins below are encoded in one region of Aquisphaera giovannonii:
- a CDS encoding heme-binding protein, producing MTRPKSSRTNSHPSLAAGLILLGLLAAAPARPIAAQEPERARPDGRPGRVAPPEMTTVPSDIRDGAGMFSEEAVKKARQELERIEKRTGSPVLIETIDSLEGEGIDRVAARLARRAGTQGIFVLMARKESKLEVLPSKRYAEAMNRPARDKVRAAFIAGFRERRFDEGLAKGVAAIEAELTAARTLGKVPPAEQPEPDAGRAKDSFPPQAETSTSMPASAPATGRDDPHRPDAPAATPPPSSALVIRNQTRLTLEGARLIIAAAKGKAIEKNLKVNVAVVDDGGHLLSFDRMDGARTVSAYTAITKATSAATLRRPTGPVASGPQGPDPLLNLSLEQAAAASGGTMTTLLGGIPITVDDQVIGAVGVGGNSGEQDAEVARAAAQSFQDAVRKPQPAAKP from the coding sequence ATGACCCGTCCGAAGTCCAGCCGGACCAACTCCCATCCTTCCCTCGCCGCGGGGCTGATCCTCCTCGGCCTCCTCGCGGCGGCCCCGGCCCGTCCCATCGCCGCACAGGAGCCGGAGCGTGCCCGTCCGGACGGTAGGCCCGGACGGGTCGCGCCTCCGGAGATGACGACGGTCCCCTCGGACATCCGCGACGGCGCGGGGATGTTCTCGGAAGAGGCCGTGAAGAAGGCCCGCCAGGAGCTCGAGAGGATCGAGAAGCGGACGGGCTCGCCCGTCCTGATCGAGACGATCGATTCGCTGGAGGGCGAGGGGATCGACCGGGTCGCCGCCCGGCTGGCCCGCCGAGCGGGGACCCAGGGCATCTTCGTGCTCATGGCCCGGAAGGAGTCGAAGCTGGAGGTCCTGCCTTCGAAGCGATACGCCGAGGCCATGAATCGGCCGGCCCGCGACAAGGTCCGCGCGGCGTTCATCGCGGGCTTCCGCGAGCGTCGCTTCGACGAGGGGCTGGCGAAGGGGGTCGCGGCCATCGAGGCCGAGCTGACCGCCGCGAGGACGCTCGGCAAGGTGCCGCCGGCCGAGCAGCCCGAGCCGGACGCCGGGCGGGCGAAGGATTCGTTCCCGCCCCAGGCCGAGACGTCGACGTCGATGCCCGCCTCGGCCCCCGCGACCGGACGCGACGACCCGCATCGGCCGGACGCCCCGGCCGCCACGCCTCCCCCGTCGAGCGCCCTGGTGATCCGCAACCAGACGCGGCTGACGCTCGAGGGGGCGAGGCTCATCATCGCCGCGGCGAAGGGCAAGGCGATCGAGAAGAACCTGAAGGTCAACGTCGCGGTCGTGGACGACGGCGGCCACCTGCTGAGCTTCGACCGGATGGACGGGGCCCGGACCGTCAGCGCCTACACCGCGATCACCAAGGCGACGAGCGCGGCCACGCTCCGCAGGCCCACCGGCCCGGTCGCGTCGGGCCCCCAGGGCCCCGACCCCTTGCTGAACCTCAGCCTGGAGCAGGCCGCGGCGGCGAGCGGCGGCACGATGACCACGCTCCTCGGGGGCATCCCGATCACCGTCGACGACCAGGTCATCGGCGCCGTGGGCGTCGGCGGCAACTCGGGCGAGCAGGACGCGGAGGTCGCCCGCGCCGCCGCCCAGTCCTTCCAGGACGCCGTCCGGAAGCCCCAGCCCGCCGCAAAGCCATAA
- a CDS encoding Npun_F5749 family FMN-dependent PPOX-type flavoprotein, protein MSNELWRPSLDLALHRNRQSPVVRFVQLATVREDGRPAVRTVVWRGFLDDGARLVFATDARSRKWAEVEGSPSPRGEACWYFHVTREQFRLAGTLAAVDSTTTDPELREVLLATWRGMSDASRLTYTWPEPGRPRAPLTPFPTEPPDPLVPLPHFGLLVLDVREVDHLELVGNPQHRWSYEEDEYGRWSAVEINP, encoded by the coding sequence ATGTCCAATGAACTCTGGCGTCCGTCCCTGGACCTGGCCCTGCATCGCAACCGGCAATCCCCGGTGGTCCGGTTCGTCCAGCTCGCGACGGTCCGCGAGGACGGGCGGCCGGCCGTGCGGACGGTCGTCTGGCGAGGGTTCCTCGACGACGGGGCCCGGCTCGTCTTCGCGACCGACGCCCGCAGCCGGAAGTGGGCGGAGGTGGAAGGCTCCCCCTCACCCCGGGGCGAGGCCTGCTGGTACTTCCACGTCACCCGCGAGCAGTTCCGGCTCGCCGGGACGCTGGCGGCGGTGGACTCGACCACGACCGACCCGGAGTTGCGCGAGGTCCTCCTCGCCACCTGGCGGGGGATGTCCGACGCGTCGCGGCTGACCTACACCTGGCCCGAGCCGGGCCGCCCGCGTGCACCCCTGACCCCGTTCCCGACCGAGCCGCCAGACCCCCTCGTGCCCCTCCCCCACTTCGGGCTCCTCGTCCTGGACGTCCGAGAGGTCGATCACCTCGAGCTCGTCGGCAACCCACAGCACCGATGGAGCTACGAGGAGGACGAGTACGGGAGGTGGTCGGCCGTCGAGATCAATCCCTGA
- a CDS encoding RNA polymerase sigma factor, whose amino-acid sequence MTGSVPGRLNILATLGVAGALTDGELLRFCLGGDEAGARAAFTVLVERHGPMVRKVCRQALGDSHDADDAFQATFLVLVRKADSVRKADSVASWLHGVALHVCRRAREVAIRRRDHERKAAEMRALAYDHETDRPASWAELHAEIARLPPRYREPVVLCYLEGLSTAAAAQRLRCPQGTIQSRLSRARDRLREKLNLRGLAPESVLISEEPPRSAGTTAMPGALLGATVELAVPHFVSSAVATAVPASVSSLTQGMLGTMYWPDLRTRGLGGLAIAAVAVTTGVAVAYQDEIETGVNASQVATGGAAKSAPPAVLFGPLPPREELHRLLRQAASEAIAIARAEPQTSSRCLTTIAKVQARADDRDRARSTFAEALKEAEGGYGGAVDPWNIWRVGHYQAEAGFKEQALATLQRAVKAMPGVSGDYDEGSRTIRTLAAAVQEQSSMEAREEARKTADVLIHFSEKFFESSPIADSRDWSAPEVASALAGVGDFDAAFRWSQGVESGGHVLGAIALAASKSLDREAARPFVREAAERLGKLRWADETNIGLSDLAEAEARIGELDAARRSVDAIGEGPSRVKDDLTDGRPYAFLRIAAVQHHAGDMAGAKATLRTAFRFVMDHPRMRRRDDCYLQIAGAQLRYGDIAFATRSIAAMHNRRCEILASLALAQAAGGDDATARVTFANALAAAGLSAKQPPSPAPDVVGDAEGNPNLSAAERGELARIQAMAGDCSGALSTVRTIDDRLYKAFALEQVVSARAAAGDVAAAMRLGLDEAKTPDERRSALEGLAAGLDVRLSLPSPRARGE is encoded by the coding sequence ATGACGGGGAGCGTTCCGGGGCGGCTCAACATCCTGGCCACGCTCGGGGTGGCGGGCGCCCTCACGGACGGTGAGCTCCTCCGGTTCTGCCTCGGCGGCGACGAGGCCGGAGCCCGCGCGGCCTTCACCGTCCTGGTGGAGCGGCACGGGCCGATGGTGCGGAAGGTCTGCCGCCAGGCCCTCGGCGACTCGCACGACGCGGACGATGCGTTCCAGGCCACGTTCCTCGTCCTGGTGCGGAAGGCCGATTCCGTCCGCAAGGCCGATTCCGTCGCGAGCTGGCTGCACGGCGTCGCCCTCCACGTCTGCCGGCGAGCAAGAGAGGTCGCGATCCGGCGACGGGACCACGAGCGGAAGGCGGCCGAGATGCGAGCCCTGGCGTACGACCACGAGACCGATCGGCCGGCGTCCTGGGCGGAGCTCCATGCGGAGATCGCCCGCCTCCCGCCGCGGTATCGGGAGCCGGTGGTGCTCTGCTACCTCGAAGGGCTGAGCACCGCGGCGGCCGCGCAACGGCTACGCTGCCCGCAGGGCACGATCCAGTCGAGGTTGTCGCGGGCCCGGGATCGGCTCCGAGAAAAGCTGAATCTCCGTGGGCTCGCCCCTGAGAGCGTCCTGATCAGCGAGGAGCCGCCTCGCAGCGCCGGAACGACGGCCATGCCCGGGGCCCTGCTCGGTGCGACGGTCGAGCTCGCAGTCCCCCACTTCGTCTCGTCGGCGGTCGCCACGGCGGTGCCCGCCTCGGTGTCCTCCCTGACGCAAGGAATGCTGGGAACCATGTACTGGCCGGATCTGAGGACGAGGGGCCTCGGCGGCCTCGCCATTGCCGCGGTGGCCGTGACCACCGGCGTGGCGGTCGCCTACCAGGATGAGATCGAGACTGGGGTCAATGCGTCGCAGGTGGCCACCGGGGGGGCAGCCAAATCCGCTCCCCCAGCTGTCCTCTTCGGCCCGCTGCCGCCTCGCGAGGAGCTGCACCGGCTGCTCCGCCAGGCCGCGAGCGAGGCGATCGCGATCGCCCGTGCGGAGCCCCAGACGTCATCCCGGTGCCTGACGACGATCGCCAAGGTCCAGGCCCGTGCCGACGACCGCGATAGGGCTCGTTCCACGTTCGCCGAGGCCCTCAAGGAGGCCGAGGGGGGGTATGGCGGCGCGGTTGACCCCTGGAACATCTGGAGGGTCGGCCACTACCAGGCCGAGGCCGGTTTCAAGGAGCAGGCTCTGGCAACGCTCCAACGGGCGGTGAAGGCGATGCCCGGCGTGTCGGGCGACTATGATGAGGGCAGCAGAACGATTCGCACTCTTGCCGCCGCCGTCCAGGAGCAATCGAGCATGGAGGCCCGGGAGGAGGCTCGCAAGACGGCCGACGTGCTCATCCACTTCTCCGAGAAGTTCTTCGAGTCGAGCCCGATCGCCGACTCGCGCGACTGGAGCGCCCCAGAGGTGGCCTCGGCGCTTGCGGGCGTGGGAGACTTCGACGCCGCGTTCCGATGGTCCCAAGGCGTCGAGTCCGGTGGCCATGTCCTCGGTGCGATCGCCCTGGCCGCGTCCAAGTCCCTCGACCGGGAGGCGGCCCGCCCGTTCGTCCGAGAGGCGGCCGAGCGGCTCGGGAAGCTCAGGTGGGCCGACGAGACGAACATAGGCCTCAGCGATCTGGCGGAGGCTGAGGCTCGGATCGGCGAGCTGGACGCCGCAAGGCGCTCGGTCGACGCGATCGGCGAGGGGCCGTCCCGCGTGAAGGATGATTTGACGGACGGACGGCCATACGCCTTCCTCCGCATCGCCGCCGTGCAGCATCATGCGGGCGACATGGCCGGGGCGAAGGCCACGTTGCGCACCGCGTTCCGCTTCGTGATGGACCATCCTCGGATGAGGAGGCGAGACGACTGTTACCTTCAGATCGCGGGTGCGCAACTGCGCTATGGCGACATCGCGTTCGCGACGAGGTCGATCGCCGCCATGCACAATCGACGATGCGAGATTCTCGCATCGCTCGCCCTGGCGCAGGCCGCGGGCGGTGACGATGCCACCGCGCGTGTCACGTTTGCGAATGCCCTGGCAGCGGCCGGCCTGTCGGCCAAGCAACCGCCCAGCCCGGCCCCGGATGTCGTCGGTGATGCCGAGGGCAACCCGAACTTGTCGGCAGCGGAAAGGGGGGAGCTCGCCAGAATTCAGGCGATGGCCGGGGATTGCTCCGGTGCCCTCTCTACCGTCCGCACGATCGATGATCGCCTCTACAAAGCGTTCGCGTTGGAGCAAGTCGTCTCGGCGCGGGCGGCTGCCGGCGATGTGGCGGCGGCCATGCGGCTAGGGCTCGACGAGGCAAAGACACCGGACGAGCGGCGGTCAGCCTTGGAGGGCCTGGCGGCCGGGCTCGACGTCCGGCTATCGCTCCCGTCGCCCAGGGCTCGCGGCGAGTAA
- the ispH gene encoding 4-hydroxy-3-methylbut-2-enyl diphosphate reductase, giving the protein MRVIRAEVLGMCFGVRDALKVVERIGDLHGVLIHGELVHNEVVLADLDRRGFAMRPEAERAGGDVPEARRVLITAHGISDRERRRLEAAGNTLIDTTCPLVLRVHNAARMLHGEGYHVLLVGRKGHVEVNGVVEDLERVDVIETPADVRDFGVPRLGLVCQTTAPESLVRELRTLVAERNPDAEVRFVDTVCQPTKEHQRALEGLLGVVDAVVVVGGRSSNNTRQLVDLCRRRGRPARQVTSAEELDRDWLLGFATVGLTAGTSTLDRTIDEVHRALVAIGVGRDGETPGEHPALNWGGLRADALA; this is encoded by the coding sequence ATGCGTGTGATCCGGGCGGAGGTGCTGGGTATGTGCTTTGGCGTGCGCGACGCCCTGAAGGTGGTGGAGCGGATCGGCGACCTGCACGGGGTGCTCATCCACGGTGAGCTCGTGCACAATGAGGTGGTGCTGGCCGACCTGGATCGCCGGGGCTTCGCGATGCGGCCGGAGGCGGAACGGGCCGGGGGCGACGTGCCGGAGGCCCGCCGGGTCCTGATCACGGCGCACGGCATCTCGGACCGGGAGCGGCGACGCCTTGAGGCGGCAGGGAACACGCTCATCGACACGACGTGCCCGCTGGTTCTCCGCGTCCACAACGCGGCCCGGATGCTCCACGGCGAAGGCTATCACGTGCTGCTCGTGGGCCGGAAGGGGCACGTCGAGGTGAACGGCGTCGTCGAGGACCTGGAGCGGGTGGACGTGATCGAGACCCCGGCCGATGTCCGCGACTTCGGCGTCCCGAGGCTCGGCCTCGTCTGCCAGACGACGGCCCCGGAATCGCTCGTCCGCGAGCTTCGGACGCTCGTCGCCGAGCGCAATCCCGACGCCGAGGTCCGCTTCGTGGACACCGTCTGCCAGCCGACGAAGGAGCACCAGCGGGCGCTCGAAGGGCTCCTCGGCGTGGTCGATGCCGTGGTGGTCGTCGGCGGCCGATCGTCGAACAACACGCGCCAGCTCGTCGATCTCTGCCGTCGGCGAGGCCGCCCCGCCAGGCAGGTCACCTCGGCGGAGGAACTGGATCGGGACTGGCTCCTCGGCTTCGCGACCGTGGGGCTGACCGCCGGGACCTCGACGCTCGACCGGACGATCGACGAGGTCCACCGGGCGCTCGTCGCCATCGGCGTTGGGCGAGACGGCGAGACGCCCGGCGAGCATCCCGCACTGAACTGGGGCGGACTCCGCGCCGACGCCCTGGCCTGA
- a CDS encoding winged helix-turn-helix domain-containing protein: MPRKTASPTPAPAQPADEQNGRFAYEGLERIFHEKARLGIMTSLVTNPRGVIFSDLKELCHLTDGNLSRHLGVLHEAGFVEIWKGFHKNRPQTLCRVTDEGRRRFLEYISVLESVVHDALHAAARPAPGSGLAEGWSPV; the protein is encoded by the coding sequence ATGCCTCGTAAGACAGCCTCCCCCACGCCCGCGCCCGCACAGCCGGCCGACGAGCAGAACGGCCGCTTCGCCTACGAGGGCCTGGAGCGCATCTTCCACGAGAAGGCGCGGCTGGGCATCATGACCTCGCTGGTGACCAACCCCCGCGGCGTGATCTTCTCCGACCTCAAGGAGCTCTGCCACCTCACCGACGGCAACCTCAGCCGCCACCTGGGCGTGCTCCACGAGGCCGGCTTCGTCGAGATCTGGAAGGGCTTCCACAAGAACCGGCCGCAGACCCTCTGCCGCGTCACCGACGAGGGCCGCCGCCGCTTCCTCGAGTATATCTCCGTCCTCGAGTCCGTCGTCCACGACGCCCTCCACGCCGCCGCCCGCCCCGCGCCCGGCTCCGGCCTCGCCGAGGGCTGGTCGCCCGTCTGA
- a CDS encoding hemolysin family protein, with translation MDYSHFLIIAGLILINAYFVAAEFALVKVRTSQIEQLVEEGNWAARMTSRALDKLDVYLSASQIGITVASLALGRAIEGWIEPMVKTIFHRLGALPAVGAAMGWLGRPFHVLLGWMGIDLERLAPGLSAGIVPVAAISLVTFLHMALGEQAPKTLAIRVPLALALITAPPLVMLASLFWPVIWLLNTASNLTLRILGLGRASSHELTHTEEELRHILLESTEGGHLSRRERVMIENVLNLEEKTARRIMVPRPDIVYLSLSRPPEENLRLARQAGHTRLPLCEDDLTTVIGIIHVKDVFRAGASHNGRLDLRQLARKVPFLPVTLRLDQLLVEFQKNRVHLAMLLDEYGSVVGMVTMENVLEELVGPIQDEFDRESPPIMEAGDGAFEVEASCPLDVLAEQVGMTPPETDVETAGGLVLDILGRLARTGDSVDVGSHRLTVIQADPTRIRKLRVEPIAVQGQEEAGREPHPVES, from the coding sequence ATGGACTACTCTCATTTCCTGATCATCGCCGGGCTGATCCTGATCAACGCCTATTTCGTCGCCGCCGAGTTCGCGCTGGTCAAGGTGCGGACCAGCCAGATCGAGCAGCTCGTCGAGGAGGGCAACTGGGCGGCCCGGATGACGAGCCGGGCCCTGGACAAGCTGGACGTCTACCTCTCCGCCTCGCAGATCGGCATCACGGTGGCGAGCCTGGCGCTCGGGCGGGCGATCGAGGGCTGGATCGAGCCCATGGTCAAGACGATCTTCCACCGGCTCGGCGCGCTGCCGGCCGTGGGCGCGGCGATGGGGTGGCTGGGCCGGCCCTTCCACGTCCTGCTCGGCTGGATGGGGATCGACCTGGAGCGGCTGGCGCCGGGGCTCTCCGCGGGGATCGTCCCGGTGGCGGCGATCAGCCTGGTGACCTTCCTCCACATGGCCCTGGGCGAGCAGGCCCCCAAGACCCTGGCGATCCGCGTGCCCCTGGCCCTGGCCCTCATCACGGCGCCGCCCCTCGTGATGCTGGCGAGCCTCTTCTGGCCGGTGATCTGGCTGCTCAACACGGCGAGCAACCTGACGCTCCGGATCCTGGGCCTGGGGCGTGCCAGCTCCCACGAGCTGACGCACACGGAGGAGGAGCTGCGGCACATCCTCCTGGAGAGCACCGAGGGGGGGCACCTCTCGCGCCGCGAGCGGGTCATGATCGAGAACGTCCTGAACCTCGAGGAGAAGACCGCCCGGCGGATCATGGTGCCGAGGCCGGACATCGTCTACCTCAGCCTGTCGCGGCCGCCGGAGGAGAACCTGCGGCTGGCCCGCCAGGCCGGGCACACGCGGCTGCCGCTCTGCGAGGACGACCTGACGACGGTGATCGGCATCATCCACGTCAAGGACGTCTTCCGGGCCGGGGCGTCGCACAACGGCCGGCTCGACCTGAGGCAGCTCGCGCGCAAGGTCCCGTTCCTGCCGGTCACGCTGCGGCTCGACCAGCTCCTGGTGGAGTTCCAGAAGAACCGCGTCCACCTGGCGATGCTGCTGGACGAGTACGGCAGCGTCGTGGGCATGGTGACGATGGAGAACGTGCTGGAGGAGCTCGTCGGGCCGATCCAGGACGAGTTCGACCGCGAGTCCCCGCCCATCATGGAGGCGGGCGACGGGGCCTTCGAGGTCGAGGCATCCTGCCCGCTCGACGTGCTGGCGGAGCAGGTGGGGATGACGCCGCCGGAGACTGACGTGGAGACGGCGGGGGGCCTGGTGCTGGACATCCTGGGCCGGCTCGCCCGGACCGGGGACTCGGTGGACGTGGGCTCGCATCGCCTGACCGTGATCCAGGCCGACCCCACCCGCATCCGCAAGCTCCGCGTCGAGCCGATCGCCGTCCAGGGCCAGGAAGAGGCCGGCCGGGAGCCCCATCCCGTGGAGAGCTGA
- a CDS encoding (Fe-S)-binding protein, which yields MRVSLFIACFNDTLFPGTGRAVVNVLERLGHEVDFPMAQTCCGQMHYNTGYQREAVPMVRHFVETFGDAEAVVSPSPSCVGMVHELYPKAAALAEDERLARDVAALIPRVHEFTTFLVHVLGVEDLGAYFPHRVTFHPTCHSLRTLRIGDAPQRLLRKVRGLDLVELPDKEECCGFGGTFSVKNADTSIAMLSDKVRCVLGTEAEYCVAADNSCLMHIGGALHRERTGVRPLHIAEILECRDGDPSPAPGFVAAAEVIRDIDGSERP from the coding sequence ATGCGAGTTTCCCTGTTCATCGCCTGCTTCAACGACACCCTCTTCCCCGGCACCGGCCGCGCCGTGGTGAATGTGCTGGAACGCCTCGGCCACGAGGTGGACTTCCCGATGGCCCAGACCTGCTGCGGCCAGATGCACTACAACACGGGATACCAGCGCGAGGCCGTCCCCATGGTCCGCCACTTCGTGGAGACGTTCGGCGACGCCGAGGCCGTGGTCTCGCCCTCCCCCTCGTGCGTGGGGATGGTGCACGAGCTCTACCCGAAGGCCGCGGCCCTGGCCGAGGACGAGCGGCTCGCCCGCGACGTCGCCGCGCTGATCCCGAGGGTCCACGAGTTCACCACGTTCCTCGTCCACGTCCTCGGGGTCGAGGACCTGGGCGCGTATTTCCCGCACCGGGTGACGTTCCACCCGACCTGCCATTCGCTGCGGACGCTCAGGATCGGCGACGCCCCGCAGAGGCTGCTCCGCAAGGTCCGCGGCCTGGACCTCGTCGAGCTTCCCGACAAGGAGGAGTGCTGCGGCTTCGGCGGCACCTTCTCCGTGAAGAACGCGGACACGTCGATCGCCATGCTCTCCGACAAGGTGCGCTGCGTCCTCGGCACGGAGGCCGAGTACTGCGTCGCGGCCGACAACTCCTGCCTGATGCACATCGGCGGGGCCTTGCACCGCGAGCGGACCGGCGTGCGGCCCCTGCACATCGCGGAGATCCTCGAGTGCCGGGACGGCGACCCATCCCCGGCGCCCGGGTTCGTCGCCGCGGCGGAAGTCATCCGGGACATCGACGGGAGCGAACGGCCGTGA
- a CDS encoding LutB/LldF family L-lactate oxidation iron-sulfur protein — protein sequence MDPLPTQPGVPFQEAARLSLEDVQLRRNMGKATTTIRRKREKVVGEMPDWEQLREAGRAIKERTLRHLDKYLLQLEESVTRAGGVVHWARDAAEANAIIGGLVAKHDAREVVKIKSLTTDEIGLNEALEAAGVEATETDLAELIIQLAGERSSHILVPAIHKNRSEIRALFRSKLDGTEHLTDEPKDLAAAARAHLRRKFLRAKVAVSGVNFGVAETGTICIVESEGNGRMCLTLPKVLISVMGIEKTIPTWRDLEVFLQLLPRSSTAERMNPYTSFWTGVSPGDGPEEFHLVLLDNGRTKVLADPAGRQTLYCIRCSACLNICPVYERTGGHAYSSVYPGPIGAILTPQLVGVENAASLPYASSLCGACYEVCPVKINIPEVLVHLRGEVVRHKQDSRFLPSGEDIAMKSLARVFARPGSFERAQRLGRFGQRFVLKGGVITSLPGQLGGWTAVRDIFPVAGQTFREWWRARKKPEAKVPTTADGAKGGQS from the coding sequence ATGGACCCGCTGCCGACGCAGCCCGGCGTGCCCTTCCAGGAGGCCGCGAGGCTCTCGCTGGAGGACGTCCAGCTCCGCCGCAACATGGGCAAGGCCACGACCACGATCCGCCGCAAGCGCGAGAAGGTCGTGGGGGAGATGCCCGACTGGGAGCAGCTCCGCGAGGCCGGCCGCGCGATCAAGGAACGGACGCTCCGCCACCTGGACAAGTACCTGCTCCAGCTCGAGGAGTCCGTCACCCGGGCCGGGGGCGTCGTCCACTGGGCACGCGACGCGGCGGAGGCGAACGCGATCATCGGGGGGCTCGTCGCGAAGCACGACGCCCGCGAGGTGGTGAAGATCAAGTCCCTGACTACCGACGAGATCGGCCTGAACGAGGCCCTGGAGGCGGCGGGCGTCGAGGCGACGGAGACGGACCTCGCCGAACTCATCATCCAGCTCGCCGGCGAGCGGTCCTCCCACATCCTCGTCCCGGCGATCCACAAGAACCGCTCCGAGATCCGGGCGCTCTTCCGCAGCAAGCTCGACGGCACGGAGCACCTCACCGACGAGCCGAAGGACCTGGCCGCCGCCGCCCGGGCGCACCTCCGCAGGAAGTTCCTGAGGGCGAAGGTCGCCGTCAGCGGCGTCAACTTCGGCGTGGCCGAGACCGGCACCATCTGCATCGTCGAGTCCGAGGGGAACGGCCGGATGTGCCTGACCCTGCCGAAGGTCCTGATCTCCGTGATGGGGATCGAGAAGACGATCCCGACCTGGCGCGACCTGGAGGTCTTCCTCCAGCTCCTGCCGCGGTCGAGCACGGCGGAGCGGATGAACCCGTACACCTCGTTCTGGACCGGGGTCTCTCCGGGCGACGGCCCGGAGGAGTTCCACCTCGTCCTGCTGGACAACGGCCGGACGAAGGTCCTCGCCGACCCGGCCGGCCGCCAGACCCTGTACTGCATCCGCTGCTCGGCCTGCCTGAACATCTGCCCGGTCTACGAGCGGACCGGCGGTCACGCCTACAGCTCGGTCTACCCGGGGCCCATCGGCGCGATCCTCACGCCCCAGCTCGTGGGCGTGGAGAACGCCGCCTCGCTCCCGTACGCCTCGTCGCTCTGCGGCGCCTGCTACGAGGTCTGCCCGGTGAAGATCAACATCCCGGAGGTGCTCGTCCACCTCCGGGGCGAGGTCGTCCGCCACAAGCAGGACAGTCGCTTCCTGCCCTCGGGCGAGGACATCGCCATGAAGTCGCTCGCCCGCGTCTTCGCCCGGCCCGGCTCGTTCGAGCGGGCCCAGCGCCTGGGGCGGTTCGGCCAGCGGTTCGTGCTCAAGGGGGGCGTCATCACGTCCCTCCCCGGCCAGCTCGGCGGCTGGACCGCCGTCCGCGACATCTTCCCCGTCGCCGGCCAGACGTTCCGGGAATGGTGGCGAGCCCGGAAGAAGCCGGAGGCGAAGGTGCCGACGACCGCCGACGGGGCGAAGGGGGGGCAATCGTGA
- a CDS encoding LutC/YkgG family protein, producing the protein MSEARERMLERIRSALRDVPAGETPEDVPIDRSYRTADDMPAAGRLELFIERVRDYKAVVRRVNRADLPAAIAEACSSRGIRRLVVPADLPDGWAPPGVTLIRDPGLTNDDLEQGDGVLTASAVGIAQTGTIALDSGPGEGRRAISLIPDYHLCVIREDQVVGLVPEAVARLHESASRPGRPITFISGPSATSDIELHRVEGVHGPRTLEVLVVGA; encoded by the coding sequence GTGAGCGAGGCCCGCGAACGGATGCTCGAGCGGATCCGCTCCGCCCTGAGGGACGTGCCGGCCGGGGAGACGCCGGAAGACGTGCCGATCGACCGGTCCTACCGGACGGCCGACGACATGCCCGCCGCCGGGCGCCTGGAGCTGTTCATCGAGCGGGTCCGCGACTACAAGGCCGTCGTCCGTCGGGTCAACCGGGCGGACCTACCGGCCGCCATCGCCGAGGCCTGCTCCTCCCGGGGCATCCGCCGGCTGGTCGTGCCGGCCGACCTCCCCGACGGCTGGGCCCCCCCCGGCGTGACCCTGATCCGGGACCCGGGCCTGACCAACGACGACCTCGAGCAGGGGGACGGCGTCCTGACCGCCTCGGCCGTCGGGATCGCCCAGACGGGGACGATCGCCCTCGACTCCGGCCCCGGCGAAGGCCGCCGGGCGATCTCGCTCATCCCCGACTATCACCTCTGCGTGATCCGCGAGGACCAGGTCGTCGGCCTCGTGCCGGAGGCCGTCGCCCGGCTCCACGAATCCGCATCGCGGCCCGGCCGCCCGATCACGTTCATCTCGGGCCCGTCGGCCACCTCGGACATCGAGCTCCACCGCGTGGAGGGCGTCCACGGCCCGCGGACGCTCGAGGTGCTGGTGGTCGGGGCGTAG